The Pseudomonadota bacterium genomic sequence TCGCCCTTCACGTACAGCTGCTGGTGGGCGAGTTCATGGAAGATGATGTCGGCCGTGCGCGCATCGGTGTAGCCGATCATAGTGTCGAGGAACGGATCTTCGAAGCGGCCCAGGGTGGAGTAGGCAGCGACGCCGCCGACCACCACCTCGTAGCCGCGACGCTCGAGCTTGTCCGCCAACCCACGCGCCTTGCGCTCCTTGTAGTAGCCCTTGTAGGCCAGGCAGCCGACGAAGGCGAAGCACCACTGCTTGGGCGCCATGGAGTACTCGGGGGCGGCGACCACGTTCCACACCACGTAGGGCCGGCCGAGTTCGGCGTAGCTGCGGTAGCTGCCGTTCTCCGGCAGACCCAACTGCGTGCTGGCGAAGTCGCGTACCTCGAGCACCAGGGTGAGGTTCTCGCGCAGGGTGGGGTCGAGGGCCGGGTCGTCGAGGAGCGCCTCGATTTCCACCCGCTTGCTCATGAGCGAGAGATGCCCGCGCACCGCCTGGGTGTAGTAGGGCAGGTTCACACAACCCGCGATCACCGCGAGCACCGATAGGAGTCCCCCTATGGCGAGCAAACGGTGTGAACGACTGAGGAGTCGGGGCTGGATCATGGCGGGCGTCATGGGGCTTTAGATAACATCTAGCTTATGAAGTTTTATCAGGTTGGCGGTTGTGTGCGCGATGACTTGCTCGGCTTAACCGCCGGCGATCGCGACTGGGTGGTCACCGGCGCCACCCCCGAGCAGCTGCTGGCCGAGGGCTATCGCGCGGTCGGCCGCGACTTTCCCGTCTTCCTCCACCCCGAGTCGCACGAGGAAGTGGCTCTGGCCCGCACGGAGCGCAAGACCGCCCCGGGCTACCGCGGCTTCGCCATCCACGCCGCCCCCGAGGTCACCCTCGAGGAGGACCTCGCCCGCCGCGATCTCACGATCAACGCCATCGCCCGCGGTGACGACGGCGAGCTGATCGACCCCTTCGGCGGCGTGCAA encodes the following:
- a CDS encoding multifunctional CCA tRNA nucleotidyl transferase/2'3'-cyclic phosphodiesterase/2'nucleotidase/phosphatase, whose protein sequence is MKFYQVGGCVRDDLLGLTAGDRDWVVTGATPEQLLAEGYRAVGRDFPVFLHPESHEEVALARTERKTAPGYRGFAIHAAPEVTLEEDLARRDLTINAIARGDDGELIDPFGGVQ
- a CDS encoding aminopeptidase, which encodes MIQPRLLSRSHRLLAIGGLLSVLAVIAGCVNLPYYTQAVRGHLSLMSKRVEIEALLDDPALDPTLRENLTLVLEVRDFASTQLGLPENGSYRSYAELGRPYVVWNVVAAPEYSMAPKQWCFAFVGCLAYKGYYKERKARGLADKLERRGYEVVVGGVAAYSTLGRFEDPFLDTMIGYTDARTADIIFHELAHQQLYVKGDSAFNEAFATYVADEGVRRWFAATERPAEEVERWRTRQVRAREFNRLVLSGRSRLQAVYADESLDEAGRAAAKQAALDRLQGDYATVRDGPWGGYTGYDAWFASVNNARLASVATYRRWVPAFSALMREAGGDFEAFYAKAQALADAPADERRATLQRLLAVAAAEDEAVSAATD